In Paenibacillus sp. BIC5C1, a genomic segment contains:
- a CDS encoding 1-phosphofructokinase family hexose kinase, protein MRKHWQSRRSPMITTVTLHAAIDRTLYVDKFGVGQVHRVTRQVNEPGGKGNNVAKVIRQLGGEVTATGIIAGNNGVFIERNLTERGIRTAFIQSAGDSRVCLNIVDDSSGSSTELLGQGPNMSEAEVEAIKKKVQELATQSSTIVMSGSLPPGAPDTLYAELICIVRSAGTRAFLDTGGTSFSIGLSATPHFVKPNELELAEWLGQKPKDVNGWARAAHRLAHQGIDEVCITLGSDGALAIINGNAYLAKPPSIQPVNTVGCGDSFVAGMAYAGERGESPESKLRTAIAAAAANAMSSKAGDIDYVLFEGYEHQVQIIPL, encoded by the coding sequence ATGCGGAAGCACTGGCAAAGCCGGCGTAGTCCGATGATTACCACAGTCACACTCCATGCGGCCATCGACCGGACGTTGTACGTTGACAAGTTTGGCGTAGGCCAAGTGCATCGGGTGACAAGACAGGTTAATGAGCCAGGTGGCAAAGGCAATAACGTAGCCAAGGTGATCCGGCAGCTCGGCGGTGAAGTCACAGCTACAGGCATTATTGCCGGCAATAACGGTGTATTTATTGAGAGAAATCTGACTGAACGAGGGATACGGACTGCTTTTATCCAATCAGCGGGAGACTCACGAGTTTGCCTCAACATTGTGGATGATTCCAGTGGTAGCTCTACCGAGCTGCTTGGGCAGGGTCCAAATATGTCAGAAGCTGAAGTTGAAGCGATCAAGAAAAAAGTACAGGAGCTTGCCACCCAGTCCAGTACAATTGTGATGTCTGGAAGTTTACCTCCAGGTGCACCGGACACATTGTACGCAGAATTGATTTGTATTGTCCGTTCAGCAGGCACGAGAGCCTTTCTGGATACTGGTGGAACAAGTTTCAGCATTGGGCTGAGTGCAACGCCCCATTTCGTGAAGCCAAATGAGCTGGAACTGGCCGAATGGCTGGGGCAAAAGCCGAAAGACGTAAATGGATGGGCCCGTGCAGCGCACAGGTTGGCGCATCAAGGCATTGACGAAGTGTGCATAACACTCGGTAGTGACGGTGCTTTGGCTATTATAAACGGAAATGCATATCTGGCGAAGCCGCCATCCATTCAACCTGTGAATACGGTAGGTTGCGGAGACTCCTTTGTTGCCGGCATGGCATATGCAGGGGAGCGCGGCGAATCGCCCGAGTCCAAACTGCGTACGGCTATCGCGGCTGCCGCTGCGAATGCAATGTCTTCCAAAGCAGGAGACATCGACTATGTTCTCTTTGAGGGGTACGAACATCAGGTGCAAATTATACCTTTATGA
- the fba gene encoding class II fructose-1,6-bisphosphate aldolase yields the protein MPLISSTEMLQIARRDQYAIAAFNVHTLEMLQAVVEAAVETESPLIIQTTVGTVNHLGPDYIAHAAKTAADLTDIPIALHLDHCTDFSTIIRCIRAGYTSVMIDASMYPFEENVNLTRKVMEVAQASGVNVEAELGKVGGVEDDIVVDEHDASLADPEDCVQFVERTGVTTLAPAIGTAHGIYKGQPNIDFERMETIANRVSVPLVLHGGSGIPAEQIHRAVALGMSKVNIATELRIAFSEAIKDVFVIHPEENDPRKYMAPAKEAVKRLAMEKIRLCGSTGKAGVVR from the coding sequence ATGCCACTGATCTCGTCCACTGAAATGCTGCAAATAGCTCGTAGGGACCAATACGCCATCGCTGCATTTAACGTTCATACCCTGGAGATGCTTCAGGCTGTCGTTGAAGCGGCTGTAGAAACCGAGTCACCACTCATTATTCAAACTACGGTGGGCACAGTCAACCACTTGGGTCCGGATTACATTGCCCATGCGGCCAAAACCGCAGCGGACTTGACGGATATCCCCATCGCACTTCATTTGGATCACTGTACTGATTTTTCGACAATTATCCGATGCATACGAGCAGGTTATACCTCCGTTATGATCGATGCATCCATGTACCCTTTTGAAGAAAATGTGAACCTAACCCGTAAAGTGATGGAGGTTGCACAGGCATCTGGCGTGAACGTGGAGGCGGAGCTTGGCAAGGTCGGGGGCGTTGAGGACGATATTGTCGTCGATGAACACGATGCTTCCCTGGCAGATCCTGAAGATTGCGTGCAGTTTGTTGAACGCACCGGCGTAACTACGCTCGCTCCCGCAATCGGAACCGCACACGGTATTTATAAGGGACAGCCGAACATAGATTTTGAACGAATGGAAACCATTGCGAATCGAGTATCGGTTCCTTTGGTGCTGCACGGTGGTTCGGGTATACCAGCTGAACAGATTCATCGGGCGGTTGCACTGGGGATGTCCAAGGTAAACATAGCCACAGAGCTGCGTATTGCTTTTTCCGAAGCTATCAAAGATGTATTTGTAATCCATCCGGAAGAGAATGATCCACGCAAATACATGGCTCCAGCGAAGGAAGCGGTTAAACGGCTTGCCATGGAGAAAATACGGTTATGCGGAAGCACTGGCAAAGCCGGCGTAGTCCGATGA
- a CDS encoding carbohydrate ABC transporter permease yields the protein MPRKISLWEGFTIAVLTIIACVMLLPYVWMVLSSLKSNMDIVSGSGGFFPSKPSLDGYRTVFSEAPFVTWLLNSLVTSVIITVVTLFTSALAGYVFAKHQFKGKKLLFILILATMMIPFQVIMIPTYLITAELGLVNHLLAIILPNLVSSYGVFLAKQFIEEIPQELLEAARMDGSGEFRLMLRIVMPLILPMLSALGIFTFMNSWNNYLWPLIVLNDESKMTVPLALVYFNGTHQVNYNVVMSAAVLITIPVIIMFLIFQKQFIKGLAMTGMK from the coding sequence ATGCCGCGTAAAATCAGCCTGTGGGAAGGGTTTACTATCGCAGTACTTACAATTATAGCTTGTGTTATGCTTTTGCCTTATGTCTGGATGGTGCTGTCATCACTGAAAAGTAACATGGACATCGTCTCGGGTTCCGGCGGTTTTTTTCCAAGTAAGCCCAGTCTGGACGGATACCGAACGGTTTTTAGCGAGGCGCCGTTTGTCACATGGTTGCTGAATAGTCTTGTGACTTCTGTCATCATAACGGTGGTCACCTTGTTTACTAGCGCTTTAGCCGGATATGTCTTTGCCAAACATCAGTTTAAAGGCAAGAAACTGCTGTTTATTCTAATCCTGGCAACCATGATGATTCCCTTTCAGGTTATTATGATTCCCACGTATTTGATCACGGCTGAGCTTGGATTGGTTAACCATTTGCTGGCAATTATTTTACCCAATCTCGTCAGCTCCTACGGCGTATTTCTGGCTAAACAATTCATAGAAGAGATTCCACAGGAGCTGCTCGAGGCAGCAAGAATGGACGGTTCAGGGGAATTCAGACTGATGCTTCGCATCGTTATGCCGCTTATATTGCCGATGTTGTCAGCGCTGGGAATATTCACGTTTATGAACTCCTGGAATAATTACCTGTGGCCACTGATTGTATTGAATGATGAGAGCAAGATGACCGTTCCGCTGGCATTGGTCTATTTTAACGGAACGCACCAGGTCAATTACAACGTCGTTATGTCAGCTGCAGTACTGATTACAATACCGGTTATTATAATGTTCCTGATCTTCCAGAAGCAATTTATTAAAGGCCTAGCTATGACGGGCATGAAATAA
- a CDS encoding DeoR/GlpR family DNA-binding transcription regulator, translating to MQYSKGELRRAQTLELIKSHGKISLQEIVQTVGCSEATARRDLDVLEKAGEIIRTNGGAIYEGGLTSAVSELPFAAKRDFRRMDKERIAATAAALVKEGDIICLTGGTTTFFIAKALKKQRNITIVTNAVNIAYELADAEDIQVVVIGGVMRSKSYELCGPLAESVIDKINITKMFLGVDGLTQNFGFTMHSELEARIAQLTMERSSEVYAVFDQSKIEKSALFTIAPLTQVTGVITNKQPEGWFEQACREHQIAIHTTTEHIASI from the coding sequence ATGCAATATTCAAAGGGTGAACTGCGCAGAGCACAAACACTGGAACTGATTAAATCGCATGGAAAAATATCGCTGCAAGAGATTGTCCAAACAGTTGGCTGCTCGGAAGCAACCGCAAGACGGGATTTGGACGTACTTGAAAAAGCGGGCGAGATTATTCGAACAAACGGGGGAGCCATATATGAAGGGGGTCTGACGTCGGCGGTATCGGAGCTGCCTTTTGCAGCAAAACGCGATTTCCGACGGATGGATAAGGAACGGATTGCCGCTACAGCGGCAGCCCTTGTTAAAGAGGGGGACATTATCTGCCTGACGGGAGGTACAACAACGTTCTTTATTGCGAAAGCACTCAAAAAGCAGCGTAATATTACGATTGTCACCAACGCGGTGAATATCGCTTATGAATTGGCTGATGCCGAAGATATTCAGGTCGTCGTCATTGGCGGTGTTATGCGGTCTAAAAGCTACGAGTTATGCGGTCCGCTGGCGGAAAGCGTGATCGACAAAATTAACATTACGAAAATGTTTCTCGGGGTGGACGGATTAACGCAGAATTTCGGCTTTACGATGCATTCCGAGCTTGAAGCCCGTATAGCCCAATTAACGATGGAACGATCCAGCGAGGTTTATGCTGTATTCGATCAAAGCAAAATTGAGAAAAGTGCTTTGTTTACCATTGCTCCTTTAACGCAGGTGACGGGGGTAATTACGAATAAACAGCCGGAAGGTTGGTTTGAGCAGGCGTGCCGGGAGCATCAGATTGCCATACATACAACTACAGAGCACATTGCTTCTATATAA
- a CDS encoding carbohydrate ABC transporter permease, translating to MSTAISTNKADKVNPAVKSTAYRAKRRFIIISLVPILLLFGVFAFLPIAWSLGLSAFKYDPLSSNAIFVGAENYIRMFQDSIFLKSLWVTFKFVFIAVLINIVITLLIASAIQRVRIPWLKNGFRTVFFLPTIAPLAGTAIVWNTMFNYNDGLFNMILAKVNMAPIQWLSDPHYALYSVIMMTLWADIGYNIVLFIAGLDSIPDMYYEAATLEGAGRWHVFLHITLPLLRRTLLFVSITTVVSYFQAFPQFQIMTKGGPFNETRVLSLQIYEQAFSSSNMGYASAMATVFLMIILLVTLLQLRWGRTQWEH from the coding sequence ATGAGTACTGCTATATCAACCAATAAGGCGGACAAGGTTAACCCAGCGGTAAAGTCAACAGCTTACAGGGCAAAACGAAGGTTCATCATCATCTCACTCGTACCGATCTTGCTTCTGTTCGGGGTGTTTGCCTTCCTTCCCATCGCATGGAGCCTGGGCTTGTCCGCATTCAAGTATGACCCGCTCAGCTCAAACGCGATATTTGTGGGGGCGGAAAACTATATTCGCATGTTCCAGGATTCCATCTTTCTGAAGTCACTGTGGGTAACCTTCAAATTTGTATTTATCGCCGTATTGATCAACATTGTTATTACGCTTTTGATTGCTTCAGCGATTCAGCGAGTCCGCATCCCTTGGCTTAAAAATGGCTTTCGAACTGTCTTCTTTCTTCCCACGATCGCTCCGCTGGCGGGAACGGCTATCGTATGGAATACCATGTTCAATTACAATGACGGCTTGTTCAACATGATTCTCGCCAAGGTGAATATGGCCCCGATCCAGTGGCTCAGTGATCCACATTATGCGCTCTATTCCGTTATTATGATGACCTTGTGGGCTGATATCGGCTATAATATCGTTCTTTTCATTGCCGGTCTCGATTCCATTCCGGATATGTACTATGAAGCAGCAACGCTGGAGGGGGCGGGCCGCTGGCATGTCTTTCTTCACATCACACTGCCACTGCTGCGCAGAACGCTGCTGTTTGTTTCCATCACGACAGTTGTTTCCTATTTTCAGGCCTTCCCACAATTTCAGATTATGACCAAGGGCGGACCCTTTAACGAAACACGAGTGCTGTCCCTGCAAATCTATGAACAGGCCTTCTCCAGCTCCAATATGGGGTACGCATCGGCTATGGCAACCGTGTTTCTAATGATCATCCTGCTTGTGACCCTGCTGCAACTTCGATGGGGACGCACGCAATGGGAACATTGA
- a CDS encoding right-handed parallel beta-helix repeat-containing protein yields the protein MLKFGKTLLVGLSMAVGIGLVSGIEWSSSAAAAGTDYYVATNGNDSNAGTSSAPWKTLQHAADAVPAGSTVHVRGGVYNQKLKITRSGSASQGPIVFTNDGTETPIIDGTGLSVSGIEGLIDLTDVNYVTLQGFEIRNYTTATKDVMPVGIYVHGSGSFINLSGNKVHDIKNTATPTGSDLLGRDAHGIAVYGTKAPESIHDITINGNELYNLVLGSSESLVLNGNVDTFAVTNNVIHDNDNIGIDLIGFEGKAPNTAYDQVRNGLVKGNRVYNITSNNNPSYGKSLPNNSNAADGIYVDGGKDSIIEQNYSYNNDIGIEIASEHAGKSTSNITVRSNAVYNNRLTGIAMGGYDTKRGSTVNCKIVNNTVYKNDTLGDGSGQLYVQYDTQNNVIKNNIFVASSTDVLIYNEYTKNSGNVVDYNLYFAPAGSNGASWTWKNKDYTGFSAYKTGTGNDAHSLFIDPKFVNASGYDFHLQSTSPAIDAGNTDNAIIGTLDIEGKPRVQGAAVNIGAYE from the coding sequence ATGTTGAAATTCGGTAAAACATTGTTGGTGGGATTAAGCATGGCGGTAGGAATAGGACTGGTTTCAGGCATTGAATGGTCCTCCTCTGCTGCCGCAGCAGGCACAGATTACTACGTAGCGACAAACGGAAATGACTCCAATGCTGGAACGAGCAGCGCGCCATGGAAGACACTTCAACACGCAGCGGATGCTGTTCCTGCCGGCAGTACAGTGCATGTTCGTGGCGGTGTGTACAACCAGAAGTTGAAGATCACTCGCTCAGGCTCCGCTTCACAGGGACCGATTGTATTCACTAACGATGGCACGGAGACTCCAATTATTGACGGCACAGGACTTTCGGTTAGCGGGATTGAAGGGTTGATTGACCTGACCGATGTGAATTACGTTACTCTTCAAGGATTTGAAATTCGCAATTATACTACAGCTACCAAGGACGTCATGCCCGTAGGCATTTATGTTCACGGATCAGGCAGCTTTATCAATTTGTCTGGCAACAAAGTCCATGATATCAAAAACACGGCCACTCCAACTGGTAGTGATCTGCTTGGCCGTGACGCACATGGGATCGCCGTATACGGCACAAAAGCACCTGAATCCATTCACGATATTACGATTAATGGTAATGAACTGTATAATCTTGTGCTCGGCTCCAGCGAATCGCTGGTTCTCAACGGGAACGTGGACACCTTCGCGGTGACGAATAATGTCATTCACGATAACGACAACATTGGCATTGATCTCATCGGTTTTGAGGGGAAAGCGCCGAATACGGCTTACGATCAGGTGCGGAACGGACTCGTGAAGGGCAACAGAGTCTACAATATCACTTCCAACAATAATCCTTCGTATGGGAAGTCACTTCCGAATAACAGTAATGCGGCCGATGGCATTTATGTCGATGGTGGCAAGGATAGTATTATTGAACAGAACTACAGCTACAACAATGATATCGGTATCGAGATTGCGTCAGAGCATGCCGGTAAATCTACCAGCAATATTACAGTACGCAGTAACGCAGTCTACAACAACCGACTCACCGGCATCGCGATGGGCGGGTATGATACTAAACGCGGCTCCACAGTAAACTGTAAGATAGTTAACAATACCGTGTACAAAAATGATACGCTTGGCGATGGCAGCGGCCAGCTTTACGTCCAATACGACACACAAAACAACGTAATTAAGAACAACATTTTCGTAGCAAGCTCTACCGATGTATTGATCTACAATGAATATACCAAGAATTCCGGAAACGTTGTGGATTATAATCTCTATTTCGCCCCTGCCGGAAGCAATGGAGCGAGCTGGACCTGGAAAAATAAAGATTATACAGGATTCTCCGCATATAAAACGGGAACTGGCAATGACGCGCATTCCTTGTTCATCGATCCCAAATTTGTGAATGCTTCGGGATACGATTTCCATCTTCAATCTACATCTCCAGCGATTGATGCGGGGAACACGGACAATGCAATTATCGGAACATTGGACATTGAGGGGAAACCAAGAGTACAGGGAGCTGCTGTGAATATCGGCGCTTACGAGTGA
- a CDS encoding ABC transporter substrate-binding protein — translation MHFSKFMLILAMVCVVFAEAGCSSSSSSGGDTSANPQGKVNLVFWSHQEDAIVGAYKKLISKYQTLHPDVTIEYQTFPYDVYSQKLKASFSAKKPPDIAEFFGTWVPEYSKNDLLVEIPDSENVKKEYYDAPLGGYLRDNKLYGLPLEYNIENGGMLIHPQMLKDQGFDHAPSNWTELVDYAKKLTVRENNVIKVKGFDFVSADNITFTFLSLILQQGASFMGEDGHVNFHSPEAEKAMSTLVSLVADDQVADLTTFGGELDTSDYFFQGKSAMTYRGPWTIAAGQNNYKVDDFEYVSVPSFTEYPPVFAAESGWGLAVSKKSKQQAAALDFIQFISEKENLTTWNTDTFTVPAKKEIAENPEFLKNNPHLKPSLAILALGQWIGPIADRDFFFKQVNDNFQLMASGQQSVQDGLANIEQTINDNQDQHK, via the coding sequence ATGCATTTTTCCAAGTTTATGCTGATCCTTGCGATGGTTTGTGTTGTATTCGCTGAAGCGGGCTGTTCCAGCTCCTCCTCTTCAGGCGGCGATACATCCGCAAACCCGCAAGGAAAGGTAAATCTGGTCTTTTGGAGTCATCAGGAAGACGCCATTGTGGGCGCATACAAGAAATTAATATCCAAATACCAGACCTTACACCCCGATGTAACGATTGAGTATCAGACCTTTCCATATGATGTATACAGCCAGAAGCTGAAAGCCTCATTCTCCGCGAAGAAACCACCCGATATTGCTGAATTTTTCGGTACGTGGGTGCCCGAATATTCCAAGAACGATCTGCTTGTCGAAATCCCTGATAGTGAAAATGTAAAAAAAGAGTACTATGATGCTCCCCTTGGGGGATATTTGCGAGATAACAAGCTATACGGATTGCCACTTGAGTACAACATTGAGAATGGCGGCATGTTGATTCACCCGCAAATGCTCAAAGACCAAGGTTTCGATCACGCACCGTCCAACTGGACAGAGCTTGTGGACTACGCCAAAAAATTGACTGTCCGTGAGAACAATGTCATCAAAGTCAAAGGCTTCGATTTTGTATCGGCAGACAATATTACGTTTACATTCTTATCCCTTATTTTGCAGCAAGGTGCAAGTTTTATGGGTGAAGACGGACATGTTAACTTCCACTCACCGGAAGCAGAGAAAGCGATGTCCACCTTGGTCTCGCTCGTGGCCGATGACCAAGTTGCGGATTTAACCACGTTTGGCGGTGAGCTGGATACCTCTGACTATTTTTTTCAGGGCAAATCAGCCATGACCTATCGTGGTCCCTGGACAATTGCTGCGGGACAGAACAACTACAAGGTTGATGATTTTGAATACGTTTCCGTTCCTTCCTTTACTGAATATCCACCCGTTTTTGCTGCCGAATCCGGTTGGGGTCTTGCGGTGTCTAAGAAAAGCAAACAGCAGGCGGCCGCGCTCGATTTCATCCAATTCATCTCGGAGAAAGAGAACCTCACGACCTGGAATACGGACACCTTTACCGTTCCTGCCAAAAAAGAAATTGCCGAAAACCCGGAATTCCTGAAGAACAATCCTCATCTAAAGCCTTCGCTGGCTATATTGGCGTTAGGTCAATGGATCGGCCCGATAGCCGACCGGGATTTCTTCTTCAAGCAGGTTAACGACAATTTCCAACTGATGGCCAGTGGACAGCAGAGTGTCCAGGACGGATTGGCGAATATCGAACAGACGATCAATGATAATCAGGATCAACATAAGTGA
- a CDS encoding carbohydrate kinase family protein, with protein MMQRQQTSPVVVIAGELNVDVIVSGTDVMPEWNREKMVDGFEIVLGSSSAITACALASLGADVRFVSVVGDDDFGKFCIAELQRMGVNTEHVTRLSGIKTGVTLSLSTPDDRGLLTYAGSIPLLTPDYIPESLLQQATHLHFGSYYLQDGMRPHWRELFTRLRADGISTSFDTGWDVSNQWDREGISALLTVTDLFIPSEDELLHIFPADGVTHVLDSMLPAVAGIVAVKQGSKGATLRELDESKISARSYTLTPVDTTGAGDCFNAGIIYGYLLGMRSDELLRFANACGALSTLGIGGTGSLPTVEAVLLLQAKHEQ; from the coding sequence ATGATGCAGAGACAGCAAACAAGTCCCGTTGTTGTCATCGCTGGCGAGCTAAATGTAGATGTTATTGTATCGGGAACGGATGTCATGCCGGAATGGAATCGGGAGAAAATGGTTGATGGCTTCGAAATAGTACTTGGTTCCTCATCAGCAATTACGGCCTGTGCGCTGGCAAGCCTGGGAGCGGATGTGAGATTCGTAAGCGTAGTGGGAGATGACGATTTCGGAAAATTCTGTATAGCTGAGCTGCAGCGTATGGGCGTAAATACAGAGCATGTAACCCGATTATCTGGCATCAAGACAGGTGTAACTCTGTCGCTCTCCACACCCGATGACCGCGGATTGTTAACTTACGCTGGCAGTATCCCTTTGTTAACACCGGATTATATCCCGGAGTCCCTGTTGCAGCAGGCCACACATCTTCATTTTGGTTCCTATTATTTGCAGGATGGAATGAGACCTCATTGGCGAGAACTCTTTACAAGATTGCGGGCAGATGGAATCAGCACATCTTTTGATACCGGTTGGGATGTATCCAATCAATGGGACCGTGAGGGCATAAGTGCACTACTGACGGTGACTGATTTGTTTATTCCCAGCGAGGATGAACTGCTGCACATTTTCCCTGCCGATGGGGTAACCCATGTGCTTGATTCCATGCTTCCTGCTGTGGCAGGAATTGTAGCGGTCAAACAAGGGTCAAAAGGGGCTACGCTACGCGAACTGGACGAAAGTAAAATATCGGCCAGATCTTACACTTTGACCCCCGTCGATACGACAGGAGCAGGAGATTGTTTCAACGCAGGAATCATATACGGATACTTGCTTGGGATGCGAAGCGATGAACTGCTGCGATTTGCCAATGCATGTGGGGCTCTATCCACACTTGGCATTGGTGGCACAGGAAGCTTGCCGACGGTGGAGGCAGTCCTTCTTTTGCAAGCAAAGCATGAACAATAA
- the melA gene encoding alpha-galactosidase — MTKISIIGAGSAFTGEIAMDILLIEGLEGGTIALVDIDERRLELARRLVLQIVERTGKTWEVIASTDRREVIGGSQFVINQIEVGGLETVRYEYEIPLKYGVKQCIGDTLGPGGLFKTLRTLPSWMEIVRDIEVLCPDCIILNYTNPMSAVTLLTSRITDIPVVGLCHSIQNTSAQLAEYAGVPYEEMSWKAGGINHMSWFVELSHAGRDLYPVLLEKIQTPELLRQDPVRFDAMKYLGAFVSESSGHFSEYIPYYRKRQSLIDQHCNSGYNGATGFYADNWPIWRRENDEQIVSQLEGTAPLELKSSNEYAAMIIEAVLKNEPKVIYGNVPNRGLIENLQADGVVEVACLVDGKGVQPCRFGRLPEHLAALCRSNMAFFDLAVEAVRWSDMEMARHALMLDPLTAAVCSLEEIGSMFDELYEAERGFVPVLK; from the coding sequence ATGACTAAAATCTCAATTATTGGAGCAGGCAGTGCATTCACAGGAGAAATCGCTATGGATATTCTGCTGATTGAAGGTTTGGAGGGTGGCACGATTGCCCTGGTTGATATCGACGAGCGGCGGCTTGAGTTGGCACGCAGGCTGGTGCTTCAGATCGTGGAACGGACAGGTAAGACGTGGGAGGTGATTGCCTCTACGGATCGCAGAGAGGTTATCGGCGGTTCACAGTTCGTGATTAACCAAATTGAAGTAGGCGGGCTGGAGACGGTTCGTTATGAATATGAAATTCCATTGAAATACGGGGTAAAGCAGTGCATTGGCGATACGCTGGGACCCGGAGGATTGTTCAAAACACTCCGTACCCTTCCCAGCTGGATGGAAATCGTACGGGACATTGAAGTACTCTGCCCAGATTGCATCATTCTAAACTATACCAACCCGATGTCTGCGGTTACACTCCTGACTTCCCGCATTACGGATATTCCGGTAGTGGGACTATGCCACTCCATCCAGAACACGTCGGCTCAACTGGCCGAATATGCCGGAGTTCCATATGAAGAGATGTCATGGAAAGCCGGCGGCATTAACCACATGTCCTGGTTTGTGGAGCTGTCCCATGCCGGAAGGGATTTGTATCCGGTTCTGTTAGAGAAAATTCAAACTCCTGAGCTGCTGCGGCAGGACCCGGTCCGCTTTGATGCGATGAAATACCTGGGTGCTTTCGTCTCGGAATCGAGCGGTCATTTCTCGGAGTATATCCCGTATTACCGTAAACGCCAATCGCTGATCGACCAGCACTGTAACTCAGGTTATAACGGAGCCACGGGATTCTACGCTGACAACTGGCCGATCTGGCGGAGAGAGAATGATGAGCAGATCGTTTCACAGCTTGAGGGAACGGCACCGCTTGAGCTGAAATCCAGTAATGAATATGCAGCCATGATCATTGAAGCAGTATTGAAGAATGAGCCGAAGGTCATTTATGGTAACGTTCCTAACCGGGGATTGATTGAAAATTTGCAGGCTGATGGTGTGGTGGAAGTGGCCTGTCTCGTTGATGGGAAAGGCGTTCAGCCTTGTCGCTTTGGAAGACTGCCCGAGCATTTGGCCGCATTGTGCCGCTCGAACATGGCTTTTTTTGACCTGGCTGTGGAAGCTGTGCGGTGGAGTGACATGGAAATGGCTCGCCATGCACTGATGCTGGACCCGCTAACTGCTGCCGTATGCTCCCTGGAGGAGATCGGAAGTATGTTCGATGAACTGTATGAGGCGGAACGGGGCTTTGTTCCGGTATTGAAATGA